Part of the Micromonospora rhizosphaerae genome is shown below.
CGAATTGTGCAGCACGTCGTCCGCAATGAACCAGGACAAACCGGCCGCTGCACCCGCCTGGACCGCGATGATGAGATAGGTGCGAAGCCGCTCATACGCCTCCCGGCTTTCTCGCCGCACCAACTCTGACCGCACACCCGGATCTCGGCTACGCACGGCACCTCCGAAAAGCAATGGAGGCGCGGGTCACGTCTGCGGACACCGCTCGGGGTGGTAGTGGTCCTGCAAGGTGTGTCCGGGCAGGTTGATGCAGCGCTGGCCCGGTAGGGCCTGGCATATGGGGCAGGCGCGGAATTCCGGCCCCTCGGGACATGGATGTCCCAACTCACAGACCGCCTGGCTGATTTCGTGGGCCGCTATGTGCAGGCCGTCATCGTCGTGCACCACAGCACGTTCATGAACTCGCACGAGGGCGCCCCGCAGGCGCTGGAGTGCTTCCTGTTCAGAGGCCACGGGCTCCATTCTCTGGATCCCAGCCCCTCTGGTCCCGGCATCAACGGAATGGATCTGGTACGGGAGCCCGCGCGGTCAAGCGGACCTTGACACAGGTTCTCGCGCTGGGCGGTGGAGCGCATCCGCGCCCGCAAACCGGCCACGCCGGAGACGGGCGCGTGAACATCGCGAGCGCCGGGGCGCTCGGGCCACGGCTCGGCGCGGGTCGCGAGGCGGACGTGTACGCGTGCGGCGACGGGACGGTGCTCAAGCTGTACCGTCCCGGCTTCGGCGGCCACCGCACCGAGACGTTGGCCCTCCGGTCACTGGAAGATCGTGGCGTCGCACCGAGGCTGGTCGACGTCATGGACTGCGATGGCCGCACCGGCTTGGTGGTGGAGCGCCTGGCCGGACCGGATATGCTGAGGCTTCTGCAACGCCGACCGGCCCGGCACCCTGCGCTGGTGGGCCAAGCTGCTGTTCGTCGCCGCTCTCGTGCTCGGCTTCGCCGGCCCTGCCGCCGCCCTCGCCGGCATGCGCTCACTACCCGGCCTCGACCACCGACCGCTGCACGTCGGCGGCCTGGTCGTGACCGTCGCCGGCATCGCCGCCACGCTCGCCGCCCAGCTCGCAATGGACACCTCCTGGCGGATCGGCGTCGACCCTTCGGGGGCCGGCTTCGCCTCGGCTAAGGCATGTAGTTCGCCCGCTCCAAAGGCTTGCCCTAAACAGCCTGCCCGAACCGCCTGCCGCGGACGTGGGTCCTCCTCCCCTGCTTGATCATCATGCCGCCCGCTGCAAGGAAGCACGCGGACGCGACGACTCCCAGCAGCACGTCATAACCCTCGCTGGCGAGGACCGTGGCGGCGACCAGCGGTGCGGTGGCTTTGGCGATGGTGACGCAGGCGGCGAGCCGTCCGGCGATGGTGGCGTAGGCGGTGGTGCCGTAGCGGTCGGCGAGCAGGGCCGGGGTGGCAAGGCTGGCGATGCCGAAGCCGAGTCCGAAGCCGGTGACCGTGATGATCGCGCCGATCGGGGTCCCGGCGAGCGCGGGCATGGCGAGGACCGCGAGGGCCTGCGTGGCGAAGACAGCGGCGACGATGGTGGTCACGGCCAGCCGACGACGGGCGGCGGTCAGCAGAAGGCGTCCGGTGACGGACAGGACACCCAGCAGGCCGGCGATGGAGGCGGCGAAAGTGGCCGGGTGGCCCCGGCTGGCGAGGTAACCGACGATGTGGACCGTCATGGTGCTGGTGGCCGCGCCGTGGGCCGTGAAGGTGCCTGCGAGGATCCACAACCTGGCATCGCGCATGGCGGTGCGAGCGACAGATGTGCGCTGCCTGTTGTCCTGCCGGTTCGGCGGCGCCGAGAACGCGGCCGGCGGGGACGGAGGTTTGCGGATGGTGAGGGCGTGCAGGGGCACGGTCACCACGCCGTAGATGGCGGCGAGGACGAGCAGGGTGCCGCGCCAGCCGAGGTGTGCGTCGAGGAAGCCGGTGAGCGGCATGAAGATGGTGCTGGCGAAGCCGGCGACGATGGTGACGGCGAGCAGCGCGGTGGCGCGCCGCTCGGGGGTGAACCAGGTGACGATCACGGCGAAGGCGGGCTCGTAGAGGACCATCGCGCCGCTGATGCCGATGCCGATCATGACGGCGTAGAGCTGCCAGATGGTCTGGACTTGGGACCAGGCGATCAGCAGGACCGTCGCGGCGATGGAGCCGATGGTCATCAGGGCGCATCCGCCGTGGTGGTCGAGCCACCGTCCGACGGGGATGGCCATGAGGGCGCCGGCGAGGACGCAGGCGGTGAGTGCGCCGGTGACAGCGGCGGCGGAAGCGCCGAGGGTGGCCGCGATCGGGCGGAGCAGAACCGCGTAGGCGTAGTAGAGGGTGCCGTAGCCGATGGTGGTGGTGATGGCGAGGGCGGCGACGATGCGCCGGCCGTGGGCGTGGTGCCCGCCGACCTGCCGGCCGGCGGGCACCGTGGTGAGGTTGGTGGTCATCAGCTGCCGCAGCAGCCGCC
Proteins encoded:
- a CDS encoding MFS transporter; protein product: MTTNLTTVPAGRQVGGHHAHGRRIVAALAITTTIGYGTLYYAYAVLLRPIAATLGASAAAVTGALTACVLAGALMAIPVGRWLDHHGGCALMTIGSIAATVLLIAWSQVQTIWQLYAVMIGIGISGAMVLYEPAFAVIVTWFTPERRATALLAVTIVAGFASTIFMPLTGFLDAHLGWRGTLLVLAAIYGVVTVPLHALTIRKPPSPPAAFSAPPNRQDNRQRTSVARTAMRDARLWILAGTFTAHGAATSTMTVHIVGYLASRGHPATFAASIAGLLGVLSVTGRLLLTAARRRLAVTTIVAAVFATQALAVLAMPALAGTPIGAIITVTGFGLGFGIASLATPALLADRYGTTAYATIAGRLAACVTIAKATAPLVAATVLASEGYDVLLGVVASACFLAAGGMMIKQGRRTHVRGRRFGQAV